The Candidatus Hinthialibacter antarcticus genome includes the window ACGGCAGGTAATAACCCACCAATATTTCGAATGATGTGGGGAGGGCGAACCTCCTGGTGAGCCGGATAAAACCGAAAGTTTGCTCCCTCTCCCCACTGGGAGAGGGTTGGGGTGAGGGCTTGGATATCGAAAGGGTTTTATTGGTGGGTTAAGAACCCACCCTACAAATTTTCCCTCCCCCATCTTTGGGGAGGGGTAGAAACCGGTCATTTTCGCGTCGCGGCGGGTGCGCGGGTTTAATACAATCCCCAGTTATTTACGGTTACCGGTTCTACATCATCTAATGTATGTCCTTCATTGAGATTCGCATAATTTGGTGAGCTATATAATGCGACTAATGACAAAACATCTGCTGGTGTAAATGAACCTGTTGATGGTGACATACAACTACCTTGATCAAGACTATCAAAAGATGATCTCAAATCATGGTTTCTTCCCATTGCATGTCCAATTACTAATTCATGCCATGCTGTACTTAAATCTATATGACTTCCAAACCTTACATTACCTGCAATAAGATATCCTTTTGTTGGTTGAGATGGGTCTGATGCATATTCAACTCCTGCAAATTTAGGAATAATATTGTACCATGAAACGTTGATTCCACGATTAGCTACATCTCCTCTTGAAGCCTTGACCATGTCAAATTTAAATGTTAATTCTCTTATAATTTCCCAATACGGTTCTCCATATTGCGCTAAATGATTATTGACTGCTTGTTGCACTTCAAAAATTGCATTTCTTAAAGTATCAATTGCTCCTGCTGGCGCATTATCTTCATCAAGGTAAACTGGAATTGAATTTCTTCCTGATCTTTCTCCAATTCCGTTGCCAATACTAAATGCCCATCGAGCAGGTCGACCATACGTTGTTGGATTGTGAATTGCACTCAAATGTTTAGGGTTCCAATACCATCGATGGCCTTCTTCAGTTGAACCAACGTAAAAATCTAACGGTCTTCGAGATGACATGCTCGATTTAATATTCATTAAACCATCTGTCGTTTTAATAATTAAAGGATGAGAATCATTTTCAGGAATTGCATCAAAAGTAAATCTACCTTCATCATCAGTTTTTATAACTTGACCATTATATGAAGCATCTGCGCCAACAACTGGAACGATACCTTGGTCTAAATAAGGATCATACGATGTCAAATCAAAAATTTGTCCTGTCAATGGTTTACTTGCCATTGGACGAACGCGGTTGCCGCGCTCAACACTTTGCGCAAAATCAAACACAATTTGTTTTCGAGCATCAATATCATCCGTTGACAACAATTGTTTCTCTAACCCCTTTAAAGAAATCCGCTGACCATTCACCACAACCGGAACCCGGCCTAACCCGCAATTGGTATATTCAATCTCATCGCCATTCACAACAGAATAAATGGTCGAACCGTCTAATTGAGACGCGAACACGCTGTGCGCCTGTTTCTCTGACATGTCCTTAATAAACGCGGGGATTCCTGTCGAATGCGCCGCGCTAGCCGCTCCTACAAGACCGAGTCCGCTCAAGAAAGTTCGCCGATGAATGGGTTTCATTGTATTGGTTCTCCATGAATGATGACGCAGGTTGATTTGAAACATTCTAGCATAAGATTTGAACAATTTGACCAACCCCTGCCCTCAAATTACCTTAATTCAATTGACGTTGCCGTCCCGCCATGATCCCCCCGGCGTTTGCAACGCCACCCCCCCTTATGTAAAGGGGGGCAAAAAACAAGCCGAGTTTTAAAGTAGGGGTGCAGCGTGCTGCACCCGAATTCCCCTTCATTGGTCATGGAGAGGGCGCATAATACCGAAAGCCTGCTCCCTCTCCCCCCTGGGAGAGGGCTGGGGTGAGGGCTTGGATATATATCCGTTTTTATTCAAACGCGGCTCGGCGGGAGCCTCGCCCTCCCCGCCCGCGTCGAGATTTTCTTGTCTCGAATCCCCCCGGCGTCTTCGACGCCACCCCCCCTTATGTAAAGGGGGGCATTCACCGCGACGGCATTGGTTTCATAATCACCTGGGGGGATCACGGCGGCCCTATAGTTTGGCTCGCGAAGCAGCCCACCATGCAATGTTTCAATCATCATGAACGGCAGGTAATAACCCACCAATATTTCGAATGATGTGGGGAGGGCGAACCTCGCCTGCGGCAGGCAGGCCTCGCCACAGCCCGCTCGATTCAGCTTCTGCTCATTTGTTTTTAAGGGCTGCCCGTTTCGCGGCCTTGGCTTGCCACCCTGCCAATACAAAAATTGTTGAATTTTTCTGAGTAGTATAATATGCTACTCAGTAGGACAATCTTTATAGTAGGATGTTTTCTGATGAGCATGGTGAAAAAAAGTATTACTGTTACTGAAAAACAAGCAGAGTGGGTCAAATCGAAGATTAATGAAGGCTTTTATGGAAATGAAAGCGAAGTATTTCGTGATCTGATTCGCAAAGAGCAAACGAGAGATCATGAGCTAGTGGCGATACGACAAGCGCTTGTTGAAGGTGAACAAAGCGGTGAGCCTCAGCCTTTTGATGCAGCCCGTTTTAAAGAGACAATGAAGATAAAACATGCCTGATCATAAGTACGAATATTATCTGTCACCAAAAGCCGTAGAGGATTTAGACCATATTTGGTTTTATTCTTTCGAAAATTGGGGAATTTATCAGGCTGATTTATACATTGACAAACTGACGGCAGCGTTTGAATTGCTCGCCGAACGTCCCAAAATTGCAGTGAATTGTGATGCTTTTAGTGAGGGGTATCGCCGATATCAAGTCGGAACTCATGTGATCTATTTGCGGCAAACTTCTTATTGGTATAGCCGTAATCCGTGTGTTGCATGAACGAATGGAACAAGTAGATCATCTGAAATAGGTTAAGCTTTTTCTTCCAGATATTTTTCCACTGCCACTGTTTTTAATTCAAAACCCAATATCGCTTTGGCGGCGTCGGGCAGGGTTTGGCTGTTGGCGTCAATGGTGTGCGTCAGGCGGATCAGTTCCGCAAGGCTAAGCCCCATATACACGCCGTTCGGCGGCATCATCTCCAGCGATAAACTGATGAACCCCCGGCGTGCGCATTTGCATAACGTATGTACGCCGTGGATGCGGCCTTCGAGCGCTTTCACGCCCACGGCGGTGAACTGAATCAGCGCTTTCAAAAATCGCCCGGGATGGGTGTGATGACCAGAGGCGTGCCAGGCGTCTTCCCAGGCTTCGTGCGCTTCCCAGTAATAGCCGTGGTTAAAAAGGTCGATGCCGAACAGGTAATGGGGGTTTTGGCTCCATCGTTCGGGATGCAGCGCGTCAGCGGGTTCGGGTTCATGCCCATAACTATGGCCCTCGGGATTGCGGGTCGGGTGCGGCAATTTGCCTGGAATAAACGCATACGCCGGAAAGGGGATGTCCGGCGCCAAACGTGGAATCTTGTTCAAGATAAAGACCTCGCTAATTTGTTGTTCCTTGAATCCATTTAGCCGCTTCGTATACTGAACGTCAACTCATTTCGCTATTCAGGGAGTCATTTTTTGAACCATCCAAGCCCGAATCCATCGCAAGATCAATCCTGCCATTGGGCGCCATTGGTCGAAATCATTGAGCGCATGAATACGTTTGTGATCTCCAGCCATATTCATCCCGACGGCGACGCCATCGGCGCTGCGTTGGCTCTGCGGCGGATGCTGGAGAACTATGGCAAGGATGCCATCTGTTATTTTACTCATCCCGCCGGGCGCCAGTTAGAACAATTCTGCAAACCGGGCGAGATTTTTTTACATGAAAAAGACGCAGTCGATTTGTCTGACCGCGATTTAGTCGTCATGGTCGACGCCAGCGGTTGGGACCGCCTGGGCGCGGCGGGCGCAGTGCTTGATAAACACCCCGCGCCGAATGTTTGCATCGACCATCACCCCGAAGTCGGCGAGTTCCCCGGGCTGCGCATTGTGGATACCAATGCGTCTTCAACCACGGTGTTGATTTACCGCTTGCTGAAGTATATGCAACTTTCTTTGACGAAAGACATCGCCGAGGCGATTTATCTGGGCATGATCGTCGATACCATTAATTTTCATTTGCCCAATACCAATGCCGAAACCCACCGCATCGCCGCCGACTGCATCGAAGCGGGCGTTAAACCGGCGGATGTGTACGAACCCGTGTTTGGCACCATGCGTTTTTCGCGGATGCGGCTGATGGCGGAGGCGTTTGCTAACGCGTCTGTTCTGTTCGATGGAACCGTCGGCGTGATGTTTACCGATTTGGCGATGGTCAAGAAATGCCAATCCGACGAGGATGACGACGACGGCTTCTCAGACCTCTCGCGCAATATTGAAGGCGTCAAGGTCGGGATTTATTTTCGACAGATTGACGCCGATCGAGTCAAAGTGAGTTGGCGCACCAAAGAACCCTATAGCATCGTCGAGAGCGCGCGCAAATTTGGCGGCGGGGGTCACCTGCGCGCATCGGGCGCCATGATTCATGCGTCGATTGAAGAAGCCAAACGATTGGTGCTGGCGGACATGGAAGCAAGGGTCCGCGCGGGCGACTACGTCTAACCGCCGTTCTCTGCGGAGACCGGGGAGCCGTCTTTCGCCCACTTCACCCCGCCAGTCACGACGAATGACACCCCTTTCACGAGATGCCAGGGAACAAACCGCGCATCGACGATAAAGGGCTTCATGGTTTTGGGGAAAACATTAAATACCTCGGCTTGATGGCGGTACACCGGAGTCTTTTTATCGCTGTAGTACGAAATTTCTACTTTTAATTGCTGATAGCCTTCTTCGCTCTGATTGACCAGATAACCCCGTAAATAGCGCTCCGATTCCATCCAAAAATGCGACCGATTGGGATATAACTCTAAATGGCTGGCTTCGGCGGGCGAATAGGATGTGACGCTTACGGGAAACCCCGATATAGTATTGATGCCACGGGGCGGGAACCGTTTTAAATCATCTTGGGAGACTAACTCTTCAACGCCAGGCTCAATTTTCTTCACCCACCAGGTGGGGACTTCATTCTTGAAGCCGAAGCGTTCGATGGAGTAGCGATAGTTATAGGTCGATTCAATCTCTCCCAAGAAGATATCGCCGTAATCGAGCGTAATGCGGTCGGATGTTTGCGCAGGCGAAACGAACGTTGCCGTCAGAATTACGATTAGAAAGAATACGAAGGGTGCGCTCTTCATACCATTAGGTTTCGGATGCAATCGCCATTTAGTTTAGTAATCCATAAAATCTGTCTTCTTTTCGTGATCGGATGCGTCGTGTGTCAGACGGCGTCTGCTGCGACTTTTTTGATTTTAGACCGCTGGGGCGGCGTGATTGGCGCGTCGCGCACCGCTGCGGGCGAATTACGCGAACCGGAAGTGGTACGCCCCTGGATGGAATCGCCGGAACCGGTCTTATTTATTGACATGGAAGCCGGAGTCGACGGCGGCTATCAATTGACCCAAACCGGCGAATTGTTATCAATGGGGGCCGCGCCGCCGTTGCAATTTGCGCTTAGTTCAGCGTATAACGCGACGGCGTTGGCCATGTTGCCTGGAGGCGTCGGTGGATGGATCGCCGTTGACGACTATATCAAACGCATCGGCCGTCAGCCGGAATTGGTATTTCCCCGGGGGTTGAACCAAGGCCGTATTTTATCTGATCTGGAATATGACCATCTCAATCGCCGCTTGGCGGTGTTGTTTAAAGACGGAGGGCTGACGGTTTGCAGCCAGCAAGCCCCGATTGAATACACCGTGAAACTGGCGGCGGACGATTCGGCTCTCGACGTGGAATTTGACGGCGACGAACTGTTGGTGCTCACGCAGCAAGCCAAAGTGGTTCGAGTCAATCAGAAGTCATCCAAATTAGACGCTAATGCTCCAACGCTATCCGAACAGAATGCGGTTGATCTTGAGTTGTCTCCATTCGGTAAAGGCTATTACGTGCTCGATGCGTTCGGCGTGATTCACGCGTGCGGCGGCGCCCCGAAAATCGAGACGGAAGCCTTGGCCCGGGCTGACGCCGTTGATTTAGAATGGATATCAACCGACGAGCCGCCGCGCTGGTATCCGACCGGATGGAACACGCAGGTCGCGTTGCAGCCAGACGCATTGCGCCTCGACCCCGAAGGCTCGTCAAAATACTTGTCATTAATGATCGACGGCGCCGAGAACATGCGTCGATTTTTGGTTGAACTGCGTCTCGATCCAACTCGCTTAGTGGTAGATCCAAACCGGGTGCTGATTGGCCCGTGGTGGAACCGGAACATCAATACCCCCAATTTAAAAGCCTCGTATGATGAATCGCAGGGGTTGTTGACCTTGCAGGGAACGGGGTCCACCACCATCACCGGCGGCGCCAACGGCGGCGGCGAAGCGGCGCTTATCCCGATTGCGCCCGCCCCCGGCGTCCAAGCGGCGACCGCATCGGTGACCATTGAACAATTTTTCTTTGAAGACGCTGCGTTGAGCTACGCCTATCGCCTTGATGCAGAACCCGCGCCCAGCATCATTCAGTTTCAAAGTTTGGCGCCGATATTAAATTTAGAATGGTCGATGCAGACGCCGTCGCAGGCCAAGGCGCCCACGGTTGGATCAGTGGTCCGTGCTGATGTGTATGTACAACACGGCAGCCGCATTCAAACCTTGGTATTTGATTTGAAGTTCACCAATCAAACCCTGCATTTGCTGGGGATGACGCCGGGCGATGCTTGGCAGCCGCACGTTCCATTACGGGTCCAATTCGCCACGCCGTCGCTGGCCAATCCAACCGGAGAAGTCAGTAACCAGGAAATCCGGGCGGTGGAGTCAGGCGCCTGTCAGGACGAACGGGCTTCATTATTGACGCTGTTTTTCGCTGTTCAGGAGCCGGGCGTTGCATCATTGCAATTTAAAAAATTGATGGCGCTTGATGAAAAAGATCGTGAGTTAAACGCTGACATTGAATTGAGCGGATTCGATTGGACGGTTTCATCCCAAGCGTCGGCGCTCAAACCATGATGCGCGAACGGTTGATAAGACGATGAATCTCGATAAGATAGTAGCGCTCTGCAAGAAAACCATTGGGAACCCTTATGAAGATTGAACCAGAAGACCAGCAACGGTATCGAATTGACGAAGACATGCCCGAAGAGGAAATAAAAATCCTCTCGGAGGCCCAGTCGTACGCACTGCAAAAACTCATTCAGAACGCTGGACATGTGTTGTCCGGCGAAGAGCGCGAAATTGTGATGAAATTGGTCGATAAGCTCAACCTCGAAACAGAGCGCTTCAAGTCTCTTCGAAAAATGACCGTCGGCGACAAGCCATTGGATGCGTTTTTATCCAAAAATCCATCTCAGCCCAAAACGAAACTCAAAGTCGGTTCAACGGTTGACGGCGGCGATCATTCGAAATCGTCTGACGGTGAAGTGATTGTTGAAGAAGACGGCGAGACCGAAGAACGCCGGCCCGAACCCAAAGTGACCCACATCGTCGGCTTCAAGCCGGAAGAAGTGGTCCAGCGCTATATCGAATGCTGGAACCAGCAAAAATTCGGCGCGGAGTTTGATTGTTTTAGCCGCGACTTTATGCAGATCAGCCGTGAACAATATATTGATGCGCGTCATGCTTCGTTTAAGAACAGTCTGGCCAATGGCGGAATGCGGGTTGATTTTAAAGGATTTGATTCGAGCGACGTCATCGGCGGTGAAGCGGAAGTGATCGCGGCAAAGTCGGTCAAAGAAGGCAATAAAGCAGAAAAGACCGAAAGAGACCTCTATCGCCTGAAACTCGACCACGGCCGCTGGGTGATCTACACCGTCCAGCCTCAGTGAGTTAGGCCGGATTTCATGCTATTTTTGTCTTAACGAAAACCTAACAGCCCGCCAGCATTGCAATTTGCTGAGCGGGTTTTCATTACAATAGATTCACTTCGAGTACAATACCCCATTATGGCCTATAAAAACCTAAAAGATTTTGTCGCCCGCTTAATTCGCGAAAATGAATTGGTTGAAATCAGCCAATCCATATCTCCTGTTCTTGAAATGACCGAAATCGCCGAGCGCGTGATGAAGTCGCACGGCCCGGCGTTGTTATTCACCAATCCCGAAGGCTCCGATATCCCGCTGTTGATTAACGCCTACGGTTCTGAAAAACGCATGGCGATGGCGCTGGGCGTTGACCATATCGACGAGATCGCCGAGCGCATCCGCAAACTCACCAAAACAAAACCGCCTGGCACGCTGTGGGAAAAACTGGCGATGCTGATGCAGCTCAAAGAGGTCGCCGGGTTCGCGCCGAAAAAAGTTAACACCGGGCGCTGCAAAGAGATCATCCTCAAGGGCGACCAGGCGAGTCTTAGCGATATCCCCGTGCAAACCTGCTGGCCTAAGGACGGCGGCCCTTACATTACGCTGGGGCAGGTCTACACCCGCGACCCGATTACGGGCATCCGCAATGTGGGGCTGTATCGTATCCAGGTATTTGATTCGCGCACCACGGGGATGCACTGGCAGATTCACAAAGTCGGCGCCTCGCATTTCCGCGAGTTTTGTAAGAAGAACCAGCGCATGCCGGTTGCGGTCGCGCTGGGCGGTGACCCGGCGTTGTTGTATGGCGCTTCGGCGCCCTTGCCGCCCAACATCGACGAGATTTTATTTACCGGATTTCTACGGCAGCAATCCGTCGAAATGGTAAAGTGCGAGACCAGCGACATCGAAGTGCCCGCTGATGCGGAAATTGTGCTGGAAGGTTGGATCGACCCGATGGAGCAGCGGATGGAAGGCCCCTTCGGCGACCATACCGGCTACTATTCGCTAGCGGATATGTACCCCGTATTTCATGTGGAGTGCATCACGCGCGCCCGCGACGCGATTTATCCGTCCACCATTGTCGGCATCCCGCCGATGGAAGACGCCTTCCTGGGGCAAGCCACCGAGCGCATCTTCATGCCGCTGATTCAGATGACGTTCCCTGAGATTGTTGATATGAGCCTTCCGGTTGAAGGCGGGTTTCATAGTTTGGCGATTGTCGCGATTAACAAATCATATCCGGGGCAGGGCTTTAAAGTCGCCCACGCCTTTTGGGGGACGGGTTTGCTCTCGCTGACCAAAAACATCATCGTCGTTGACGGACATGTAAACGTGCATAACCCCGGCGAGGTGATGTGGCGCGTCGCCAACAACTTCGCGGCGGAACGCGACCTGCAAGTGGTGCGCGGCCCGGTCGATGTGTTGGACAACTCGTCGGAGTATCCCGGTTATGGGTCTAAAATGGTAATTGACGCGACCCGCAAATTGCCACAAGAAGGCTTTAATCGCGAATGGCCGCCTGATATTGATATGACCAGCAGCGTGAAAACCAAAATTGATGAACTCTGGAACCAGTTGGGCATCCCCATTTCGTTGGAAGAATCCAAACGTCGCCAGTTTAAAATCTGGCCCGAAGACAAGGCGTGAAATGAAATGTAATCACCAATTCCTTCTCCCTCTGGGAGAAGGTTAGGATGAGGGATTCTTTCATACAGTGTTGTTTGTTGAAGTCGTGGTGAAATGAAATTTAATTGCTGAAATTGACTCAGCACAAATGCGGCGAGGCCGCCCCTCACCCCAGCCCTCTCCCAGAGGGAGAGGGGGGAAATACTAGGTGTCTTATGCCTTCTGAAGAACAAGTGCTTGTTATCCCCCGGTCTGCGTTAGAGGGGTTTCTGCCGTTTCGCGGATTTCGTTCGGCGCAGGGCGTTGACCTCGCCGCCTGGGCGCCGCAGTGTTCATTTAAGCCGCGCGGGCCGATGGAAAGCGACAAGGCGTACAAACAGATCATCCCTTACATTGTGCTGCGCAGCGGCGAGCAGGCGTTCCGTTATTGGCGCACCAAGCGCGGCGGCGAAGATCGCTTGCATCATTTGTACTCTGTTGGCGTGGGTGGTCATGTCAATCCGCGTGATGAAAACCTGTTTACGGATGAAACCGAGCGTCTGGAAGAAGCCGCTATGCGCGAGTTGCGCGAAGAAGTGGAATTGACGCATCCGGTTGAATTAAACCTGGTCGGGTTTCTCAATGACGATGAAATTGAAGTCGGGCAGTATCATCTCGGCGTGGTCTATGAGGCGTTTCTGCCGGAACCGCAAGTGACGTTGCGTGAATCGGCGCTGGGGCGCGGCGAGTGGAAGCCCGCGCATGAACTCAACGACGGCGTCGATTACGAAACCTGGTCGCAATTTGTGATTGATGATTACCTGCTGAAATCATGAATCGGCTTCACAAGCGTTGGCTTGAAGTTGTGGTCGTCATTGGCGTTTTCTGTATTATCCTTTCTATCACTCTCCCGGCGTTTTTCCGAAACCAGCAAGCCGAATCAAATGCGATGATTTTTGACGGAATGGCGCAAATCCTTAACGCTGTTCAGCAATACCAAAATGAACATCAGCAGTATCCCGCCGCAGTCTCAGAAGGAAAACAGCAAATTGTCTGGGATCAGGACGGGATGCTTTTGTTCAATAACTTGAACTACGATTATCTTCACTCCTTTCTTTTATGCGCAAAGCCGGATGGGCTGAAAATGCCTAAAGAATTTGTGGATTTGCAATATAGCCAAAACTTCTCTCTGGATGCCATATCACTTTTTCGTAATTCCACTAATAAATCTCTTGTGATCGCCATCGTCGCCAACCAGTTCAATCAGCCGCCTTTAAAACAAATGCTCATCCATCTCGACTCTGTTGTTCCCGGCCAACCCATCATTCAACCGCACTATTTTTTCGCCCCGTCGAATGGGCTGACCAGCCGGGGGAGCATGTATCTCGACATCTACGGCAACCACTCGCCTTGGGTCCACCCGCCAAAAACAGAGTTGCTTCCATGTTCCATTAGCGACATTATCGTTGAGGGCGTCGTCGATGAATGATCGCCCCGTCCAGTTTTGGTTGTTTGCGTTTCTACTGGCGGGGTTGTCGATTACCTTCGCCGGGCACGGTTCGTTCGTCGATGAGAACCTCATCATGCAAGTGACCGACTCCATCGCGCAACGCGGCAGCCTGGAAGCGATGCCCGGCTTTCAAGCGCTGGAAGCCCCCGACGGAAAATACTACAGCCGCTACGGCATCGCGTTTCCCGTCATAATGCTGCCTTGGTATTATCTCGGCGAAGTGTTGTTCTGGTTGTTCGGTCATCACGCGGTGTTTTTTAAAGGCTCGCATTTTTTCGCCTGCTTGTGGGGCAGCCTTTTCATCACGGCGCTAACGGGCGTTTTGTTTTATCGCGTATGCCGCCTCATTGGCGGAGAGCAGGCCGCATCCGCTGCGCTGTCAATCGTATTGATTTGGGGGACGTCATTTTGGCCTTATAGCCAAACCTTGTTCCGCCTGACGACCACCACCGCGATATTACTCATCCTGCTTGAGTGCATCTTACGCCATCAACAACAGGCGCGCTGGCTGCATCTCGTCGGAATCGCGCTTTGCGCAATGGTTGGCGTCAATCTGCGCGAGGATATCGTTATCGCATTTGCATTTCTCGGCTTGTTCGCGATTGCAATGGGTTCCGTACAAGAACGCGGCGCCCGCGCGTCGGCGTTTTGGGTTGGCGGGCTGCTTGGCGTCGCAATCTGGGGCTGGCACAACTACGTCCGCTTTGGGACGTTCTTCATTGAAAATTACGCCGACTTGGAATTCAACTACCCGCTTCTGATTAGCGTCCCCAATTTGCTGTGGGGATGGGGGCGCGGACTGTTGCCCTATTCGCCGTTGTGTTTGCTGTTGGTGTTTTCGTTTCGCTCCGCAAAAAAACATCGCGAGTTGTTATTGTGGTGTACTTGTTTTGGGATCGTCATCGCCTATCTCTTACTCTACGCAAAATCTCACATGTGGCACGGCGGGCGGTGTTGGGGGCCCCGGCACTTGTATTACCTACTGCCGTTTTGCATGTTGCCGGGCGTACGCTTGCTCGCCAACGATCAGCATTGGGGTTGGAAGGC containing:
- a CDS encoding type II toxin-antitoxin system RelE/ParE family toxin; this translates as MPDHKYEYYLSPKAVEDLDHIWFYSFENWGIYQADLYIDKLTAAFELLAERPKIAVNCDAFSEGYRRYQVGTHVIYLRQTSYWYSRNPCVA
- a CDS encoding NUDIX domain-containing protein; amino-acid sequence: MPSEEQVLVIPRSALEGFLPFRGFRSAQGVDLAAWAPQCSFKPRGPMESDKAYKQIIPYIVLRSGEQAFRYWRTKRGGEDRLHHLYSVGVGGHVNPRDENLFTDETERLEEAAMRELREEVELTHPVELNLVGFLNDDEIEVGQYHLGVVYEAFLPEPQVTLRESALGRGEWKPAHELNDGVDYETWSQFVIDDYLLKS
- a CDS encoding type II secretion system protein; its protein translation is MNRLHKRWLEVVVVIGVFCIILSITLPAFFRNQQAESNAMIFDGMAQILNAVQQYQNEHQQYPAAVSEGKQQIVWDQDGMLLFNNLNYDYLHSFLLCAKPDGLKMPKEFVDLQYSQNFSLDAISLFRNSTNKSLVIAIVANQFNQPPLKQMLIHLDSVVPGQPIIQPHYFFAPSNGLTSRGSMYLDIYGNHSPWVHPPKTELLPCSISDIIVEGVVDE
- a CDS encoding menaquinone biosynthesis decarboxylase — its product is MAYKNLKDFVARLIRENELVEISQSISPVLEMTEIAERVMKSHGPALLFTNPEGSDIPLLINAYGSEKRMAMALGVDHIDEIAERIRKLTKTKPPGTLWEKLAMLMQLKEVAGFAPKKVNTGRCKEIILKGDQASLSDIPVQTCWPKDGGPYITLGQVYTRDPITGIRNVGLYRIQVFDSRTTGMHWQIHKVGASHFREFCKKNQRMPVAVALGGDPALLYGASAPLPPNIDEILFTGFLRQQSVEMVKCETSDIEVPADAEIVLEGWIDPMEQRMEGPFGDHTGYYSLADMYPVFHVECITRARDAIYPSTIVGIPPMEDAFLGQATERIFMPLIQMTFPEIVDMSLPVEGGFHSLAIVAINKSYPGQGFKVAHAFWGTGLLSLTKNIIVVDGHVNVHNPGEVMWRVANNFAAERDLQVVRGPVDVLDNSSEYPGYGSKMVIDATRKLPQEGFNREWPPDIDMTSSVKTKIDELWNQLGIPISLEESKRRQFKIWPEDKA
- a CDS encoding bifunctional oligoribonuclease/PAP phosphatase NrnA, coding for MNHPSPNPSQDQSCHWAPLVEIIERMNTFVISSHIHPDGDAIGAALALRRMLENYGKDAICYFTHPAGRQLEQFCKPGEIFLHEKDAVDLSDRDLVVMVDASGWDRLGAAGAVLDKHPAPNVCIDHHPEVGEFPGLRIVDTNASSTTVLIYRLLKYMQLSLTKDIAEAIYLGMIVDTINFHLPNTNAETHRIAADCIEAGVKPADVYEPVFGTMRFSRMRLMAEAFANASVLFDGTVGVMFTDLAMVKKCQSDEDDDDGFSDLSRNIEGVKVGIYFRQIDADRVKVSWRTKEPYSIVESARKFGGGGHLRASGAMIHASIEEAKRLVLADMEARVRAGDYV
- a CDS encoding DUF309 domain-containing protein: MNKIPRLAPDIPFPAYAFIPGKLPHPTRNPEGHSYGHEPEPADALHPERWSQNPHYLFGIDLFNHGYYWEAHEAWEDAWHASGHHTHPGRFLKALIQFTAVGVKALEGRIHGVHTLCKCARRGFISLSLEMMPPNGVYMGLSLAELIRLTHTIDANSQTLPDAAKAILGFELKTVAVEKYLEEKA
- a CDS encoding type II toxin-antitoxin system ParD family antitoxin produces the protein MSMVKKSITVTEKQAEWVKSKINEGFYGNESEVFRDLIRKEQTRDHELVAIRQALVEGEQSGEPQPFDAARFKETMKIKHA